The window CAGGCGCGGGAGCGATTGGGGTCCCAGCCGTTGGCTGCGTTGTTCGCGAGGGTCGCTCGTCCGTTGGGCGCGGCGGATACGCCGGGGACGTGGGTGGCCGGACGCAGGGTGGTCGCGATCGACGGGACGTGCCTGGATGTGGCGGATAGCCCGGTCAATGAGGAGTTCTTCGGGCGTCCGGGGGTGAACAAGGGTGAGAAGTCGGCGTTTCCGCAGGCGCGGTTGTTGGCGGTCGCCGAGTGCGGCACTCATGCGATCTTCGCCGCCACGATCGGCGCCTACCGCGACGCGGAGTCCACGATGGTCGAGCACGTGCTCGATGCACTGACACCGGAAATGCTCGTGCTGGCTGATCGTGGATTCTTCTCATACGCGTTGTGGCGTAACGCTTCCGATACCGGAGCCGATCTGCTGTGGCGCGTGAGCACCGGACGCAACGGCCCGACCCCCACTCACGTCGAGGATCTCGCCGACGGTTCGTGGCTGGCCCACCTGCGCGCGGCCAAGGACCGACACGGCGAGCCAATGCTGGCTCGCGTCATCGACTACACCGTCGACGACGGCCGCGACAACCCCGTGGCCTACCGGTTGCTCACCACGCTGACCGACCCGGACACCGCACCCGCGGTCGAGTTGGCGGCCGCGTACGCCCAGCGCTGGGAGATCGAGAGCGTCTTCGACGAACTCAAGACCCACCAGCGTGGGTCGAAGGTGGTGCTGCGGTCGAAGTCGCCCGACCTCGTCCTGCAGGAGATCTGGGGATACCTGTGCTGCCACTACGCGATTCGCTCGTTGATGAGCCAAGCCGCACACCACAGCGGACACGACCCGGACCGACTCAGCTTCACCGCCGCGTTGCGCGTCGTGCGCCAATCCGTCGCCCATCAGGGCGCTTTTTCCCCCTAACCGGCGCCGATCCGCCGACCCTCACTGGCAGGCGTTCCTCCGTCGCCTCCTCGACCGCATCAACCCGGCACGCCGCACACGGTCAGCTC is drawn from Mycolicibacterium gilvum and contains these coding sequences:
- a CDS encoding IS4-like element ISMfl1 family transposase translates to MPRAGWRKPESDRRLSDLVSVGVLTRVFPPAMVDEVIEATGRTQVRHRALPARVMAYFAIGMGLYSDGSYEDVLSQLTDGLAWASGWREQYQLPGKSAIFQARERLGSQPLAALFARVARPLGAADTPGTWVAGRRVVAIDGTCLDVADSPVNEEFFGRPGVNKGEKSAFPQARLLAVAECGTHAIFAATIGAYRDAESTMVEHVLDALTPEMLVLADRGFFSYALWRNASDTGADLLWRVSTGRNGPTPTHVEDLADGSWLAHLRAAKDRHGEPMLARVIDYTVDDGRDNPVAYRLLTTLTDPDTAPAVELAAAYAQRWEIESVFDELKTHQRGSKVVLRSKSPDLVLQEIWGYLCCHYAIRSLMSQAAHHSGHDPDRLSFTAALRVVRQSVAHQGAFSP